In Leptospira wolbachii serovar Codice str. CDC, a single genomic region encodes these proteins:
- a CDS encoding PIN domain-containing protein, with translation MNQVLLDSSVWIEYFRDSNAKVSSEVDKLIDIGNIFTNQLILTEIIPYLKVKKQNQLIQILESIESFEMSIDWKQIIEFQITNLKHGINKIGIPDLLILQNTIQNQCSLFTLDKHFKLMSKVHKLDLYN, from the coding sequence ATGAATCAGGTTTTATTAGATTCTTCCGTTTGGATCGAATATTTTAGAGATTCCAATGCCAAAGTCTCTTCAGAGGTTGATAAATTGATCGATATAGGAAATATTTTTACAAATCAATTAATTTTGACTGAAATAATCCCTTATCTTAAAGTCAAAAAACAAAATCAATTAATTCAAATACTGGAATCAATTGAAAGTTTTGAAATGTCTATAGATTGGAAACAAATTATCGAATTTCAGATAACAAACCTCAAACACGGAATCAATAAAATTGGCATTCCGGATTTACTGATTCTTCAAAATACTATTCAAAATCAATGCAGTCTATTCACTTTGGATAAACATTTCAAACTAATGAGCAAAGTCCATAAGCTTGATCTTTATAATTAG
- a CDS encoding type II toxin-antitoxin system VapB family antitoxin codes for MHKMRTTIDIPEELVLEAMKLTHIKTKTDVIKEGLNTLIRKEKLKNLKNFKGTIDLDINLNELRKR; via the coding sequence ATGCATAAGATGAGAACAACAATAGATATACCAGAAGAGCTAGTTTTAGAAGCGATGAAACTTACTCACATCAAAACCAAAACAGACGTAATTAAAGAAGGTTTAAATACATTAATTAGAAAAGAAAAGTTGAAAAACCTGAAAAATTTCAAAGGAACCATCGATCTTGATATAAATCTTAATGAATTAAGAAAAAGATGA
- a CDS encoding type II toxin-antitoxin system VapC family toxin: MAFLLDTHALLWVIGDSKQLSKKITSIIQDQNNQILVSSISLWEISLKYKLGKLKLSGFKPEDIPIFLEKLNINTIELTLLDASSYHNLKEDFHRDPFDRMLIWQCISRKLTLISKDSEMKKYKVSGLKTIWN, translated from the coding sequence ATGGCATTCCTTTTAGACACACATGCTTTACTCTGGGTCATTGGGGACTCAAAACAATTAAGTAAAAAAATAACTTCTATCATTCAAGACCAAAATAATCAAATTTTAGTTAGCTCAATTTCTCTATGGGAAATCTCTTTAAAATATAAACTTGGTAAACTGAAACTATCGGGTTTTAAACCTGAAGATATTCCTATTTTTTTGGAAAAATTAAATATAAATACAATTGAATTAACTCTACTAGATGCATCTTCCTATCATAACCTAAAAGAAGATTTTCATAGAGATCCATTTGATCGAATGCTCATTTGGCAATGCATCTCAAGAAAACTAACATTAATTTCTAAAGATTCTGAAATGAAGAAATATAAAGTATCTGGTTTAAAAACTATTTGGAATTAA
- a CDS encoding type II toxin-antitoxin system Phd/YefM family antitoxin, with the protein MKSYPVGELKTHFSEVLEYVKNGEKVGILFGKNKKTIAMIVPVNEKKDLKRKIGLMDGKVKISFDKDFSITEDEFLNI; encoded by the coding sequence ATGAAATCTTACCCTGTTGGTGAACTAAAAACTCATTTTTCCGAAGTCCTTGAATATGTTAAAAATGGAGAAAAAGTAGGTATTCTTTTTGGAAAAAACAAAAAAACAATCGCTATGATTGTTCCTGTTAATGAAAAAAAAGATTTAAAAAGAAAAATCGGCCTAATGGACGGAAAGGTCAAAATTTCCTTTGATAAAGATTTTTCCATTACTGAGGATGAGTTCTTAAATATATAA